The Podarcis muralis chromosome 8, rPodMur119.hap1.1, whole genome shotgun sequence genomic sequence gttgccctcctctggacacgttccaggttgtcagtgtccttcttgaactgtggtgcccagaactggacacagtactccaggtgaggtctgaccagagcagaatacagtggcactatgacttcccttgatctagatgcttctcctctggaactccctgcctcatgaCAGGCACCTTTTCGCTGCCTTCCTTTCAGCCCCCGCTTAAAGACATTTTCATTTGGGCAAAACTAGCCAGGTGCTTAGAAATGCTGGggtgggcttttaaaaaatctgttttaacTTTCCGTGTGTTTTTAAATCAccattgtaaaaagaaaagaaaaaaataaccgAATTTATTGTTTTGTCCtttttttgcaaaccgctttgaggtagattttaaaacaaacaaacaaactttttttaataaacaagATAAAAGTTAAATTGAATTTTattagaaatataaataaaacaaagcaaaaaaaggagCCAAAATTTGATACCGGCAAGTGATAGCTCAGGTAGGTTTGaggtaggttttttaaaaaaccaccaccactttGGTTAATTTttatccttaaaaataaaataaagtcaagTGGTCTCTTGAATTTTAtgaggtaaataaataaaacaaagcaaaaaaaggagCTAAAATTTGAGACTGGCAAGCGAGAGCTCAGGTAGGTTTGaggtgtgtattttttaaaaaaacaccaccaccaccactttggttaatttttatctttaaaaataataataaagtggtcTCTTGAacctagctgtcaacttttcccttctcttgcgaggaatcctattcggaatcagggaatttcccttcaaaaaagggaaaagttgacagctatgctcttgaATTTTAtgaggtaaataaataaaataaaccaaaaaaaAGGAGCCAAAATTTGAGACCGGCAAGCGAGAGCTCAGGTACGTTTGaggtatgttttttaaaaaaacaaacaccaccaccaccactttaatttttatctttaaaaataaaataatcaagtGGTCTCTTGAATTTTAtgaggtaaataaataaaataaaccaaaaaaaGGAGCCAAAATTTGAGACCGGCAAGCGAGAGCTCAGGTAGGTTTGAGgtcggttttttttaaaaacaccaccaccactttttaatttttattttttatttttatctttaaaaaataataatcaagtggTCTCTTGAATTTTATGaggtaaataaatgaaataaaccaaAAAAGGAGCCAAAATTTGAGACCGGCAAGCGAGCGCTAAGGAAGCCCCTCAGCGAACTGCCCCGCTCCCGGCCTGACGCACCTGTCAATGAGGCTGACATGATGCTGATGCCGATGGTATTTATACCGACCCGCTGGGACCAATGGGGATCCGGGGTCTGAGGGCGCGCTTGACCAATCAGAGGGCGCCCCCCCGCGCCTTCTCCGAAGGTTCCGGGCCGTTAATGGCCGTTGGTCCAGGTGACGGCGGGCGGCGGCCAGTGCGCAGGCGCAGCCGACTCCTCCGCCGCCGGCGACGCCTGAGGAGgaagatggaggaggaaggaaagttgAGGTAAAGCGGCGGGGAGAGCGCGCTTATTTCCGGCGGCGGGGTCGGCAGGAGGGGTTGAGCGAGGGGGGTCTTGGTGGGTTTGAGGGGGCGGCTGAGGCGACGCCAAGGTCCGACGGCCCCCCCTCTCGTTTTAAACGGCTGCCGGGCGGGTGGTGCTCCTCTCCAGAAGTGGCTGCAACTACGAAATACAGGGGAgggaagatattattattattattattattattattattattattattatggctgcaACTACGAAATACAGGGGAgggaagatattattattattattattattatggctgcaACTACGAAATACAGGGGAgggaagatattattattattattattattattattattattaatttattgtggTGCTCCTCTCCAGAAGTGGCTGCAACTACGAAATACAGGGGAgggaagatattattattattattattattattattattattatggctgcaACTACGAAATACAGGGGAgggaagatattattattattattattattattattattattattattaatttattgtggTGCTCCTCTCCAGAAGTGGCTGCAACTACGAAATACAGGGGAGGGaagatattcttattcttattcttattattaatttattgtggTGCTCCTCTCCAGAAGTGGCTGCAACTACGAAATACAGGGGAGGGaagatattcttattcttattcttattcttattcttattcttattcttattcttattaatttaTTGTGGTGCTCCTCTCCAGAAGTGGCTGCAACTACGAAATACAGGAGAGGgaagatgatattattattattattattattattattactactactactactattaatttattatcagtgctggatttacgtgtAAGCGAAACAAGCTGTAGCTTTGGGCCCCACCTCTTGggtggcccccccaaaaaatttaatagggggggaaactgggtgtacatttccaaaatataagataaaaaaaacccacacaaataaaataaaacctacatacagcaacagtgtttggtgTTGGAATCAGGTAGGTAGGTAGTCTGACGCAGgtggattcaggtaggtaggtgttggtctgacgcagtatatatacacacacacacacacacacacacacacacacacacacacacacactgtatttatatatataaagagagctgtgggggggggtgcttgtgtaatctcactgtatacaagttgtaaaagtgacaataaagtatataaatgtccagtagcaccttagagaccaactaagtttgttcttggtataagctttcgtgtgcatgcacacttcttcagatactctgaaacaGAAGTCGCCAGAACCTTGTATAAGTGtttggtgttgtgtaggctcctataatgaataataataataataaatttttatttataccccgccctccccagccaagaccgggctcagggcggctaacaaccagtaataaaaacaagttgattaaaatacaatttaaaagattaagatacattaaaacattaggatgcagcctcttcacaggaggagaaaggaaaaagaaagatatatgatgtaagtaatgtgCCTCCgaacattttaagttagagcttaataatgatttcactattaatatgttgttatactacttcttaattgtatttcagttcaacagttacattgataaaatacatattttgttatgtgcaaatggctttagatacctattaggtccatatacCATATagtgtatattcaacacaaaaaacagtgacaatttgttgttgacaaaggacagctggacatataaagggctccattaccttcggtagcttagggcctcatcaaacctaaatccggccctgattattattattaataatatttttttttattttgcaagctgctttatcttacccaaagcaacttgcaacCCAAAGGTTAATTGCTTTgagggttttggttttgtttctttttgctttcGTTTCAACAGCCAAGCGCTCTTTAACTGCTATGGAATAAATAAAGGAGAGGGGTGGCAGCCCTGTGGTTGTGGGGCAGTTGGCTCTGGGCTCAAGATGCTGCCCGGGGTGTGTGGAAGGGGGGTAGTAAGTGCTCTTTAAGAACAGGGTTTGGGCTTTCCGTCATTTCTGCGATGACCTTGAGGACACAGGTGTCCCCTTGGCACAGGGTTTAGGCTCCGTTAAACTGGCACAGAGGGAAACTGCATGGGCTTTAAAgaaatctcttttttaaataaagtggCCTTGAAGAGTTCCAGTGCAGAAAGATTGGGCATCTTAATATAAGCAGTTGTATGAGTTGTGTTATTTTGTATTAGATGTTGCTGTTACTTTATTAGCTGTTATTTTTTGTGGTTATGGTTTTGGTGGTTGTATTATAAATTgtggtaacctgccctgggaccttagggtgaagggtgggtaaaataataaaatactttgTAGTAGGCTATTGATTTGTAATGGAGAGCAAAGCTAAATAATAACTCTTCTATGGACCAGAAATGTTTGCTAAGTAGGAACCTGAGAGTTCTGTAATTGGCTTTCTTTAGCTGTCTTATTTGCTGAAATTTTACCTGTGCAAACAACTAAATTCTAAAAGGTaccttaaaaatatattttaaaagtctatctctaatgtagattttttttctttttgatttttatttgcaCAAAGGTTTTTCCAAATGAGTTGCTCTGAGTGTTGGAGAAAATATTGAACATAGTGACTTGGGCTAGGAATCTTAAATGAGGTAAGCTTCACTGAGAAATTATTTAACTGTGTTCAAGTTACATTTATCTTGTAAACCACcgtgagatcttgtgatgaagggcaatatataatctaataaataataataataaatatagggAGGACTGCGAttccatctgctttgtatgcaaaagggcAGTTGATGGCATCTTCAgggtctaaaaccctggagaatcaTTGCCAATGTGGACGATATTAAGCTTAGATGAACTACtgatctgatttggtataaggtagctttctgtgttcctaaatGAATACAAATTATTTAACTGAAGTTATGTTAACTTATGTTACTTATGCAAGTATTTATATAGCACAAATTATCATATATAACAAGGTGGCatacagcaatacagtggtacctcgggttacatacgcttcaggttacagactccactaacccagaaaaagtaccttgggttaagaactttgcttcaggatgagaacagaaactttgcttcaggatgagaacggcgcagcagcagcagggggccccattagctaaagaggtgcttcaggttaagaacagtttcaggttaagaacagacctccagaacgaattaagttcttaacccaaggtaccactgtatatgcaataaaATATCATTAAAACAGTATAAAACAAGCACTAAAATGATTAAATTTGACTTGTTGAATAAGTCTTCATGAGAaattagacccccccccccaatcaatggGTGTCTACCAAATTTCTGTTGGAAGAGTTCCACAGCATGAGACCAGCTACAGATATTTATTTGTAGTGCTGGGAATGAAGAACTAAGAGTATTGTTGTGGCATCAGATTTAAAACCAGGAAGTAGAACCTGGTCTAGCTGTTTAGTAAGTTGTACAGGAAAATAGAGAACTACAGGAATAAGATTGGGGGCAGAGCATTAAATGCATAAAATGAAGTATCATACTAGGTGCTGAGCTTTTTCTAAATTGTCATTTCTAAGTAATACAAATCaaaaagtatttttaattttCTAGCATAGTAAGAAATTGTTGCTATGGACAAGCACTGTGTTACAGAGGTCCAGTCATCTCTATGTGCCTGAGATCAGACAGTAGCATTGGGAGAGTGCTTTTTGTGCCCCTACCAGTTATGGTGCGAAGTTACAACAGGGTTCTATTTTATCCCTGGGGGATAAAATTTATGATGGGGATTTTAGACAATAGTTGCCTTAAACAGAATATAAACTGGGTTTTGTAGGAACTTTAATTGAGGTGGAGTAATTTAGATTACTTTAAATGACATCTATTTTGAACTGATGTTCTTAGTGACACTTTCTAATTACTTTCTTCTAGGTATATCTTCCACATCCTTGTGTTTTGAAACCTTTTCCACAATGCATTTAATACTGGTATTCTTCTTTTATGGAATCATTTGTTGCTCTGGTAGTCATTCTGCTTATGCACCAATGCCCAGATTACTACTGGTTTCTTTTGATGGCTTCAGGGCTGATTATCTGAAGAAATATGAATTTCCACATCTCCAGGATTTTATTAAGGATGGTGTTTTAGTGGAAGACATTACCAATGCTTTCATCACAAAAACCTTCCCAAATCATTACAGTATAGTCACAGGGCTGTATGAGGAAAGCCATGGTATTGTGGCAAATGAAATGTTTGATGCTGCTACCaataaaacattttcacaatTCAATGACAAAGACCCATTTTGGTGGAATGAGGCAGTTCCTATTTGGGTGACCAACCAGTTGCAGGAAAACAGAACGAGTGCTTCTGCAATGTGGCCTGGCACAGATGTAAAAATTCACAATACTACCCCTCATTTTTTTATGAAATATGATTCTGCAATAGGTTTCAATGAACGGGTGGAAAACATCATTGCTTGGCTGAACAGTTCTAACCCCCTAGTCAGTTTTGCTACTCTTTATTGGGAAGAACCAGATGCAAGTGGGCACAAGTATGGGCCAGAAGATACGAAAAACATGATTGGAGTATTAAAAGAAGTGGATAATTTGATTGGCTTGCTTGTTGAGAAGCTAAAGGCTTCCAAATTGTGGGAGGAAATTAATGTTATAATTACAAGTGATCATGGCATGGCACAGTGTTCCCCGGACAGGCTGATCAAACTGGATGACTGCATTGACCGT encodes the following:
- the ENPP4 gene encoding bis(5'-adenosyl)-triphosphatase ENPP4; the protein is MHLILVFFFYGIICCSGSHSAYAPMPRLLLVSFDGFRADYLKKYEFPHLQDFIKDGVLVEDITNAFITKTFPNHYSIVTGLYEESHGIVANEMFDAATNKTFSQFNDKDPFWWNEAVPIWVTNQLQENRTSASAMWPGTDVKIHNTTPHFFMKYDSAIGFNERVENIIAWLNSSNPLVSFATLYWEEPDASGHKYGPEDTKNMIGVLKEVDNLIGLLVEKLKASKLWEEINVIITSDHGMAQCSPDRLIKLDDCIDRNSYTLVDKSPVAAILPKNETYVYSMLKNCSAYMKIYLKEEIPDHYHYHHNKRIQPIILVADEGWTIVQNESLSRLGDHGYDNSLRSMHPFLAAHGPAFRKGYRQNSIYTVDIYPMMCHILGLMPQPNNGTLSHAKCLLADQWCINVPEAIGIVIGVFIVLTTLTCLIIIMKSRTASVHPFSRLQLQEDDDDPLIG